A genomic window from Candidatus Methylacidiphilum fumarolicum includes:
- a CDS encoding 3-oxoacyl-ACP reductase family protein, translated as MNFKDKVALITGASRGIGKAIAMELALMGTSIAFISKNPIHVEQTEKMLQNLGIRTKGYALDISEISQLKKTIDDILNEFGQIDFLVNNAGKTEDRLLLRMSEADWDSVMDLNLKASFFMIKFVGKHFLSRNYGKIINISSISGLTGIPGQANYAASKAGLIGLTKTVAKELGPRGITCNAICPGFIETDMTEHLSLERKEKILKEIPLGRFGKAEEVAKLAVFLLGPGGDYITGQSFIIDGGLLA; from the coding sequence ATGAACTTTAAAGATAAAGTTGCTTTAATTACCGGGGCAAGCCGAGGTATAGGCAAAGCCATTGCCATGGAATTAGCACTTATGGGGACCTCTATTGCTTTTATTAGTAAAAATCCTATACATGTAGAACAAACAGAAAAAATGTTGCAAAATTTAGGCATCCGTACCAAAGGTTATGCTCTTGACATTTCTGAAATTTCACAGTTGAAGAAAACTATTGATGATATTTTGAATGAATTTGGACAAATAGATTTCTTGGTTAATAATGCAGGGAAAACAGAGGATAGATTGCTTTTACGCATGAGTGAAGCAGATTGGGATAGTGTTATGGATCTTAATTTAAAGGCCTCTTTTTTTATGATAAAATTTGTAGGAAAGCATTTTCTTTCAAGAAATTATGGCAAAATTATAAATATCAGTTCTATTTCTGGCTTGACAGGTATTCCAGGGCAAGCCAATTATGCTGCATCCAAAGCAGGACTAATTGGGCTAACCAAAACTGTTGCCAAAGAATTGGGACCTCGAGGCATAACTTGCAATGCCATCTGTCCGGGTTTTATAGAAACCGACATGACGGAACATCTTTCTCTTGAAAGAAAAGAAAAAATACTCAAAGAAATTCCTTTAGGAAGGTTTGGCAAAGCAGAAGAAGTTGCAAAATTAGCAGTTTTCTTGCTTGGGCCTGGAGGAGATTATATTACCGGACAAAGTTTTATCATTGATGGAGGATTGTTAGCATAA
- a CDS encoding ACP S-malonyltransferase, producing the protein MRIGILFCGQGAQKVGMGKDFFDRYPLVQDLYLEAEQQLGFPLSTISFHGPESELTKTYHCQPALFVFGYALYTILRKEIPRLELVGASGLSLGELTAYAACGAFDYKTALKLVGERARLIQEASQKHPGTMVALIGSTRKQAESIAQMSGCQVANYNAADQQVLSGSHSSIAEAIKLAREAKIKKVIPLDVSGPFHSRYMEEASMAFFELLKNLTLYIPSIPVISNATASVAQTIEELRQSLSKQICHPVLWEESLHFMLKLDIELFIEISPRKIFGSFLKRIDPAIRCLTISNVETMDELKNEL; encoded by the coding sequence ATGCGGATAGGAATACTTTTCTGTGGACAAGGCGCTCAAAAAGTAGGAATGGGTAAAGATTTTTTCGATCGTTACCCCCTTGTCCAGGACCTTTATTTAGAAGCTGAACAACAGCTTGGTTTCCCTTTGTCCACTATTTCTTTCCATGGACCGGAATCGGAGTTGACGAAAACCTATCACTGCCAACCTGCTCTCTTTGTTTTTGGATATGCTCTTTACACGATCTTGCGTAAAGAAATACCTAGACTGGAGCTCGTTGGCGCCTCAGGGCTATCACTTGGCGAACTAACAGCTTATGCAGCTTGTGGAGCTTTTGATTATAAAACGGCACTGAAACTTGTGGGAGAAAGAGCACGACTCATTCAGGAAGCCTCTCAAAAGCATCCAGGGACGATGGTTGCTTTGATTGGATCTACAAGAAAACAGGCTGAATCTATTGCCCAGATGTCAGGATGCCAGGTAGCCAACTACAATGCTGCTGACCAACAAGTGCTCAGTGGATCCCATAGTTCCATCGCAGAGGCCATAAAACTGGCTCGTGAAGCTAAAATTAAAAAGGTCATTCCTCTTGATGTTTCTGGCCCCTTTCATAGCCGGTATATGGAAGAAGCTTCCATGGCATTCTTCGAACTTCTCAAAAATCTCACTCTCTACATTCCTTCCATTCCGGTTATATCCAACGCAACCGCTTCCGTTGCTCAAACAATTGAGGAACTTCGCCAGAGTCTAAGCAAACAAATTTGCCATCCAGTCCTTTGGGAAGAAAGTTTGCATTTTATGCTTAAATTAGACATCGAACTTTTTATCGAAATTTCACCTAGAAAAATATTTGGCAGTTTTTTAAAAAGAATAGATCCTGCAATCCGATGCTTGACTATTTCGAATGTAGAAACGATGGATGAATTAAAAAATGAACTTTAA
- the nth gene encoding endonuclease III, with the protein MPRKTNPSLNLEKFNESERIKKILSILRETYPNAKPALFFRNPLELLIATILSARCTDEQVNLVTAKLFQKYHTAADYAAAPIEELENAIHSLGFYKTKAKNIKNACQILASQCNGEVPSQMEKLVNLPGVGRKTANVVLGNAFGINDGIVVDTHVSRVSFRLGLTQEKQPEKIEQDLMRCIPKESWTEFSNLIIWHGRKRCKARNPDCPHCELNELCPKIGVKN; encoded by the coding sequence ATGCCCCGAAAAACTAATCCTTCTCTTAACTTAGAGAAATTCAATGAATCAGAGCGAATAAAAAAGATTCTATCTATACTGAGAGAGACTTATCCAAATGCAAAGCCTGCTCTTTTTTTCCGAAATCCTTTAGAACTTCTCATTGCGACGATTCTTTCAGCGCGCTGCACTGATGAACAAGTCAATCTGGTAACCGCCAAGCTTTTTCAAAAATACCATACTGCAGCCGACTACGCGGCCGCCCCTATTGAAGAGCTAGAAAATGCCATTCATAGTTTGGGATTCTACAAAACGAAAGCCAAAAATATAAAAAACGCTTGTCAGATTCTTGCTTCCCAATGCAATGGCGAGGTACCTTCTCAAATGGAAAAACTAGTCAACTTGCCCGGTGTCGGAAGGAAAACGGCTAATGTGGTTTTAGGGAACGCCTTTGGAATTAACGATGGCATAGTTGTCGATACGCATGTAAGCCGGGTGAGTTTTCGATTAGGATTGACTCAAGAAAAACAACCAGAAAAGATTGAACAAGATTTAATGCGTTGCATTCCAAAGGAAAGTTGGACTGAATTCAGTAATCTCATAATCTGGCATGGCAGAAAAAGATGTAAAGCAAGAAATCCAGATTGCCCTCATTGTGAACTAAACGAGCTTTGTCCAAAAATAGGGGTAAAAAATTAA